The stretch of DNA AAGCCCCTCAGCCTGCGGATGGGCACGCAGGTTTACACATCCACCGGCACCGGCAATGAAATGAGCTGGAGCCAGTCAGCCCAGGCGTTCGTCGTGACGCCCGACGCGGCTCCGCAACGGAACTGGTCCGGGGTGACACGCCTGGAGGCGCGTTCGTCCACTCCGGCCACCGCTCCGTCCGCCGCCCAGGGCGCGAATTTCCGGCTGCGGGACACGACCACCAACCTCGCGGCCAACCTCATCGTCGCGTATCTCGTCATCCCGAACGTGCCGGCGCGCGATGCCTACGAGCTCGCACTGGCGATGAACGCCCCGCAACTCGCCCCGGTCGAAGGTGCCGCCTGTGACGCCGGCATCGTCGCCTACGCGGCTCCCACCAACGGCG from Opitutia bacterium encodes:
- a CDS encoding type II secretion system protein — encoded protein: QKTAETLKTALTDFITMPGGNGSIPRTEGTGVPTSGAAVTGATDAAKGNGARLDAVLLAVGKLEKPLSLRMGTQVYTSTGTGNEMSWSQSAQAFVVTPDAAPQRNWSGVTRLEARSSTPATAPSAAQGANFRLRDTTTNLAANLIVAYLVIPNVPARDAYELALAMNAPQLAPVEGAACDAGIVAYAAPTNGVTDVYVYLADI